In Juglans microcarpa x Juglans regia isolate MS1-56 chromosome 8D, Jm3101_v1.0, whole genome shotgun sequence, the following are encoded in one genomic region:
- the LOC121241831 gene encoding protein DCL homolog, chloroplastic produces the protein MASISKPPPRVHLPTNPSPLHFLPVILSFPSFPKALLPRRLRALRTGPDGYGSELLRKPVVSQEKDSGGISDESQESEEGKMRDYEEKWVDWEDRILEDTVPLVGFVRMIIHSGIYQSGDRLSAEHETTILERLLPFHPEFEKKIGCGIDYITIGYHPEFERSRCLFIVRKDGELVDFSYWKCIKGLIKKNYPLYADSFILRHFQKHRRSI, from the exons ATGGCTTCCATATCTAAACCACCGCCACGTGTCCACCTACCCACAAACCCTAGTCCGCTCCACTTCTTACCCGTTATTCTATCATTTCCTTCCTTCCCAAAGGCGTTGCTTCCCCGGCGTCTCCGTGCCCTTAGGACCGGACCGGACGGTTACGGCTCTGAGTTGCTGAGGAAGCCCGTTGTCTCGCAGGAAAAGGACTCGGGCGGGATTTCGGATGAGAGCCAGGAGAGTGAGGAAGGGAAGATGAGGGATTATGAGGAGAAATGGGTTGACTGGGAGGACCGGATTCTGGAGGATACGGTTCCTCTTGTTGGCTTTGTTCGGATGATTATTCATTCTGGGAT ATATCAAAGTGGAGATAGATTAAGTGCAGAGCACGAGACAACCATTCTTGAGAGGTTGCTTCCATTTCATCCTGAGTTTGAAAAGAAGATTGGATGCGGGATTGATTATATCaca ATTGGGTATCATCCTGAATTTGAAAGATCACGCTGTTTGTTCATAGTTCGAAAGGATGGAGAGCTGGTTGACTTTTCATATTGGAAATGCATAAAAGGCCTTATCAAGAAGAACTATCCCTTATATGCTGACAGTTTCATTCTCAGACATTTTCAGAAGCATAGGCGTAGTATCTAA